In a single window of the Halobellus litoreus genome:
- a CDS encoding HVO_2142 family zinc finger protein, giving the protein MSIQRPSSVEAKWCPDCGEEMSFNGLQPAGYAQFFCEQCRYRRDTFVGQDSEA; this is encoded by the coding sequence ATGTCCATCCAGCGGCCGTCGAGCGTCGAAGCAAAGTGGTGTCCAGATTGTGGTGAGGAAATGTCGTTCAACGGACTACAGCCGGCCGGCTACGCGCAGTTCTTCTGTGAGCAGTGTCGGTACCGACGGGACACGTTCGTCGGCCAGGACTCGGAGGCGTAG
- a CDS encoding DUF7260 family protein, with the protein MPDVGDAVDELTAARRIARDERRRTERLQGGFDGFRRVAAETETTDLGGVDAGTHPSSAGWTTSASTTAGGCRRVRAAFEELVLPHVDDASRDVHAAIAAELSGEVAVALASGGGGNRYTEPLQRAVLDCVDQRLAESRVMLRVLERELSSLDDAIEALKTVASSLPSVEQSALLLCDDAELWGRRRQSAALETDLEDAIETRQSTLESVTASDVKAGIRHDTVVEYLFGDRDTTYPALDALLCGARECRRRRDALDDALADE; encoded by the coding sequence GTGCCGGACGTCGGCGACGCCGTCGACGAACTGACCGCGGCCCGTCGTATCGCCCGCGACGAGCGCCGTCGAACGGAGCGCCTGCAGGGCGGGTTCGACGGGTTCCGTCGCGTGGCCGCCGAGACGGAGACGACTGACCTCGGCGGCGTCGACGCGGGAACTCACCCGTCTTCGGCCGGGTGGACGACGAGCGCGTCGACGACTGCGGGAGGATGCCGTCGCGTCCGCGCGGCGTTCGAGGAGTTGGTCCTCCCGCACGTCGACGACGCCTCGCGCGACGTCCACGCCGCCATCGCGGCGGAGTTGAGCGGCGAAGTCGCCGTCGCGCTCGCGTCCGGGGGCGGGGGAAACCGGTACACTGAACCGCTCCAACGCGCGGTCCTCGACTGCGTCGATCAGCGCCTCGCCGAGAGTCGGGTGATGCTCCGCGTGCTGGAGCGGGAGCTGTCGTCGCTCGACGACGCGATCGAGGCGTTGAAAACCGTCGCGTCGTCGCTCCCGTCGGTCGAGCAGTCCGCTCTCCTGCTGTGCGACGACGCCGAACTGTGGGGGCGTCGCCGTCAGTCGGCCGCGTTAGAGACCGACCTCGAGGACGCGATCGAGACCCGACAGTCGACGCTGGAGTCGGTGACGGCGTCGGACGTGAAGGCGGGCATTCGACACGACACGGTCGTGGAGTACCTCTTCGGCGACCGCGACACGACGTATCCGGCGCTGGATGCGCTCCTGTGTGGGGCCCGGGAGTGTCGGCGGCGGCGAGACGCGCTCGACGACGCCCTCGCCGACGAGTAG
- a CDS encoding zinc-dependent alcohol dehydrogenase family protein, which produces MRAAVYHGPRDVRVEDVPEPELEASTDAVVRVTHTAVCGSDLWFYRGDSDRDVGSTVGHEPMGIVEAVGDDVRSVEPGDRVFAPFKISCGSCEFCWKGLHTSCVHGDGWGGDNGGAQGEKIRCPHADGTLLRVPDRYADDEDALRSLLPLTDVMGTGHHAAVSAGVDAGETCVVVGDGAVGLCGVLAARRLGAERIVAVGHHEDRLELAAAFGATDVVAARGEEAIERVRDLTNGGANHVMECVGAASSMETAVDVCRPGGTVGYVGVPHGLDGGLDLFSFFGDNVTLRGGVAPVRAYAEELMADVLQGTLDPAPVFTKTVDLENVAEGYRAMDEREAIKVLVEV; this is translated from the coding sequence ATGCGCGCAGCAGTCTATCACGGTCCGCGAGACGTCCGGGTCGAAGACGTGCCCGAACCCGAACTCGAAGCGTCCACCGACGCCGTCGTCCGCGTGACCCACACCGCGGTCTGCGGCTCCGACCTGTGGTTCTACCGCGGCGACAGCGACCGCGACGTAGGCTCGACAGTCGGCCACGAGCCGATGGGAATCGTCGAGGCCGTCGGCGACGACGTCCGCTCGGTGGAACCAGGCGACCGCGTGTTCGCGCCGTTCAAGATCAGCTGCGGCTCCTGTGAGTTCTGTTGGAAGGGCCTGCACACCTCCTGTGTGCACGGCGACGGCTGGGGCGGCGACAACGGCGGCGCGCAGGGCGAGAAGATCCGCTGCCCGCACGCCGACGGGACGCTCCTTCGAGTGCCGGACCGCTACGCCGACGACGAGGACGCCCTGCGCTCGCTGCTCCCGCTGACCGACGTGATGGGAACAGGCCACCACGCCGCGGTGAGCGCGGGCGTCGACGCGGGCGAAACCTGCGTCGTCGTCGGCGACGGGGCGGTCGGACTCTGCGGCGTCCTCGCCGCGCGCCGTCTCGGCGCGGAGCGCATCGTCGCCGTCGGCCACCACGAGGATCGGCTCGAACTGGCCGCGGCGTTCGGCGCGACAGACGTCGTCGCTGCGCGCGGCGAGGAGGCGATCGAACGGGTCCGCGACCTGACGAACGGCGGCGCGAACCACGTGATGGAGTGCGTCGGCGCGGCGTCGTCGATGGAGACGGCGGTGGACGTCTGCCGACCCGGCGGCACCGTCGGCTACGTCGGCGTGCCGCACGGTCTCGACGGCGGCCTGGATCTCTTCTCCTTTTTCGGCGACAACGTCACGCTCCGGGGCGGCGTCGCGCCCGTGCGCGCCTACGCCGAGGAGTTGATGGCCGACGTCCTGCAGGGGACGCTCGATCCCGCGCCGGTGTTCACGAAGACCGTCGACCTGGAGAACGTCGCCGAGGGCTACCGAGCGATGGACGAGCGCGAGGCGATCAAAGTGCTCGTCGAGGTCTGA
- a CDS encoding DUF7542 family protein has protein sequence MVEKRATVTCPECARTEAFGKLGRARSFIETHRSETGHDATWELHRLAAGVERAGDDAGVCGRAECTATKSPLYLGDDASDRD, from the coding sequence ATGGTCGAGAAGCGTGCGACGGTGACCTGCCCCGAGTGCGCGCGGACGGAGGCCTTCGGAAAACTCGGGCGCGCGCGGTCGTTCATCGAAACACATCGGTCCGAGACCGGACACGACGCGACGTGGGAACTCCATCGGCTCGCGGCGGGCGTCGAGCGTGCCGGCGACGACGCCGGCGTCTGTGGTCGCGCCGAGTGCACCGCCACGAAGTCGCCGCTCTACCTGGGCGACGACGCAAGCGACCGCGACTGA
- a CDS encoding VOC family protein, producing MSDEPSVTADRPDSPFQTTGTDHITIWGSNEEDTLAFYRDLLGMPLVLRQPNLDDPSQTHLFFDTGDGRILTVFVGDRASNRGPQRGGTGSVHHLCFSIAPEDFEDVAAALDDDGRNYNVFDRGIFFSLYTHDNNGLVIELSTDKYDIPDDRRGEVLAKAQELRVEDGAEYAKDEHLAAALEALGLDADPHDLPDAASGVGGVQ from the coding sequence ATGAGCGACGAACCGTCCGTCACCGCGGACCGACCGGACAGCCCGTTTCAGACCACCGGGACCGACCACATCACCATCTGGGGGAGCAACGAGGAGGACACCCTCGCCTTCTACCGGGACCTGCTGGGAATGCCGCTGGTTCTCAGACAGCCGAATCTCGACGACCCCTCGCAGACGCACCTGTTCTTCGACACCGGCGACGGCCGCATCCTGACGGTGTTCGTCGGCGATCGCGCCTCGAACCGCGGCCCGCAGCGCGGCGGCACCGGCTCGGTCCATCACCTCTGTTTCAGCATCGCGCCCGAGGACTTCGAGGACGTCGCGGCGGCGCTCGACGACGACGGACGCAACTACAACGTCTTCGACCGCGGCATCTTCTTCTCGCTCTACACGCACGACAACAACGGCCTCGTGATCGAACTCTCGACCGACAAGTACGACATCCCCGACGACCGCCGCGGTGAGGTGCTCGCGAAGGCCCAGGAGCTGCGCGTCGAGGACGGCGCGGAGTACGCGAAGGACGAGCACCTCGCGGCCGCACTCGAAGCGCTCGGCCTCGACGCCGACCCGCACGACCTGCCCGACGCGGCGTCGGGCGTCGGCGGCGTGCAGTGA